A part of Candidatus Zymogenaceae bacterium genomic DNA contains:
- a CDS encoding GNAT family N-acetyltransferase, protein MVILETSRLCLREIHTDDYKSIGSILQDIDVMYAWEHAFSDEEVIQWIDENIMRYDRDGYSYWAVIEKTSDRLIGVTGLISEEADNENYVGIGYIYKKSHWGNGYAFEAASACIDYAFNVLHLREITAQIRPENTASRKVAERLGMSIKKQFIRYYKNKDMLHLLYTRTI, encoded by the coding sequence ATGGTGATTTTGGAAACGTCACGTTTGTGCTTGCGGGAAATACACACAGATGACTACAAATCTATTGGCTCAATTTTACAAGATATTGATGTTATGTACGCTTGGGAACATGCTTTTTCTGATGAAGAAGTTATTCAATGGATTGATGAAAATATTATGAGATATGATAGGGATGGGTATAGTTATTGGGCAGTAATAGAAAAAACATCCGACAGGTTAATTGGTGTTACCGGGCTAATTTCTGAAGAAGCAGACAATGAAAACTATGTTGGGATCGGCTACATTTACAAAAAGTCGCATTGGGGAAACGGGTATGCCTTTGAAGCTGCCTCCGCTTGTATTGATTATGCTTTTAATGTCTTGCATCTAAGAGAAATTACAGCACAAATTAGACCGGAAAATACTGCTTCAAGAAAGGTGGCGGAAAGGCTTGGCATGTCTATTAAGAAACAGTTTATCAGGTACTATAAAAACAAAGACATGCTCCATCTGCTTTATACCCGTACCATATGA